From the genome of Clavelina lepadiformis chromosome 2, kaClaLepa1.1, whole genome shotgun sequence:
CAGAGTGATTTAAAACGAAGAAAATTCCCATGTTGTGCTTTGGCAAGAAACAGCAGCAGAATTGTTTGTGAATTGTCGCCAAACCCACATCGAGATTTCCCTACTTATTGAAGTGTTATTATTTTAAGGCGTCGCGCTCGTATTAGGCTGAAAGTGTTTGATGATAGAACGCACATTTTCACATCAATACCGCGAGACGTTCCTACGTCATTTCCGGAAGTTGAAGCGATCGAATGAAAGCCAGATGTCCTGTGCAGCTTTCAAGCGAGCTTAAAGTAAATGTACCTTCTATTTCTGGCcattgtaataaaaaaatgttctgCCATGTTTATAAAAACAGGCGCGAGAACGAGACTTCCTTGATCGTGAGCTCCAGTCGCTCCTTTTCCGAGCCAAAGATTATTGATAATGACGGTTTACAAACCACGGTACCTGCTGGTACCCGGCTGGCTggattttttgctttcatttttaaagcaaacaaaagttttgttaacaGATATTTAATAGTTAGCAACGTATACACCGAACACAAGTATAGAAATCAAGAATTTATTTCTGGTGTGACGAAATAATGACGTACTTCGAAAAGagtaaacaaaaagcaaaaacgaGCGCAAACGTCATCACAAATAGGGAACTTGGCAATATAAAATACATCCCGGTTTTTCTTTTGAACTTAAGCAAAAACGGgtaaattttgatgttttggGGCCAGGTATTTTTATGAACCGTAGATAAGACACCCAGCGGTGGAAATGCTGTTTGATGCGTGTTTGAAGAATGTTttcattgtaaatatttcttctATATACCATAACTATGATCACCATCAAATACACAACTAATCACGCTTTTGTGTTCAAGAAATGAGACAAACGGCATAATATGACGCAATAGATGAAGTCAAACATGACAAGCAGGTAAAAACGTGAAACTTCTTGGcaataaaaaaggaaaatgacAGGTTTAACACTTTCTCTTGCTTCCTTTTAATTTTATGCTCCTTATAAGCGAAAAGCATATGGTTCAATTTTGTGCTTTGTTTATAATTCTGCACAAGCACCAAGTCTCAATTAATGTTTAGAGCACATTTGTATCTGGCACGTGTGATGACACAGTCACAAATTGTATAAATTTACACGATAAGGCTAAGAAGGCACAAAGAAATAGGCCTACCACAGGTTAACAACAATGATAAAATTGTAACAGGAAAGAATAAATTTTCGCAATAAAAGTTATGTATAAAATCACCACACGTGACTTCGGTAGACTTTGTAATTGACGCTTATTACATAACAATATTATCATAAATTGATGATGTAATTTTGGCACGTAGCTTGATTTGGGTCAAACAAAATGACCGAAGATTTCTTCTAAAATTCTCCATTGAAATGAAAGAAGACACAATGGCTAATGCGAACGAACAACGAACATGCAGCAACACATAAAGAAAGTCGAAAAGTTTTACCGTTGAGGGCGACCAACGGTGACGATTTGGCAACAAATTTGTGAATGTTAAGAATTTTGCGGACTAGTTGGAACTACTCTTTGGCACCATCTTGTGGCGGAAGGCTTCTTTTATTTGGCACAGTGACGTAATACATGCGTTGAAGAAACACGTGACACATGGCCGCGCATTCGGTTTTGATAAAATGCATACATCTTATCGCGAAACATTGTTACTATATAGTTAAAATACTGCAATATTGTCAAATCCCAACGGACTTGTAGACATGAAATAGTGTTGTATCATAGTGGAACTTAtgagaaaaaacaacatttttttcgaTAACGTTTCTAATAAAAGTCTCTTACAATCGTATATGCAAGTACAGCTTCAGATCCGCTGCCTGCAAACACACAAACTGCGATGCCAATTGcttcaaaaagcaaaaataatagCGTCTGGCGACTGTAATTGCCGCGTAAACAAGATGATATTCCTGGCGCGTTGGTTCAGGCTTGAAAATTAAGGCTTCGGTGTAGATTAGGATTTTGGCTGTGCCGGTTCCGGCTTCTCACGGAAGTGAACATCATGTCGCACCCGGGTACTGTGCACCTGTGCATTTCGCGCAGATGAACCGACTTAAAATGGACCCGAAGAGTTCCCTTGTTGCTGTACATTCTTTTACATATGTGGCACTGGACCGGCCCCGTTTTCCAGGTGTTTCCCTCCATACTTAGAGTTGGGTCGTCCATCTCTGTGATAGAGTTGAATGGCATCCCCTCAGTACGACCTTCGAATTCAGACGGCAAGTTTGTGGCTTCGCTGCTGGAAAACAGCGAATTCGTGGCTTCCGTCGATCTTGCTCGGTTGTTGTTAGCGGCCATGGCTGCCGCAAGAAGTGTCCAATTCGTATTGTAATTGGCTAGAGTGGGCTGCGCGGAGAATTTTGACTGCATGAGTAAAGCGCTCGGAGAACAGAATGGGCTCCAGCCGGGAGTCAAAGCGTTGAGGCCCGGCGCAGATTCGAAAGTTGGCCCGAAGCCTGGGGTGAAACCTGTCGGGTTTACCTTGCTGAGAAAAGCTTGCTGCGGGTAAGGCGTAACGGTGGAGAATCGGCGAAGCAATTGAAATCGTTCCATTTCGCTGAGGCTCGCGCTGTTCtttctttgcattgtgacgtcataaggaTGATTTGGAACCGATCTTCGTCTCAAATTCTCGCTCGCTCTTTCGGAGATGGAAAGTTCAGACGCGCGACCTGCCATCTGACTTAGATTGAGAAGATCAAAGCTCTTTCCCCGACCTTCTTTCTTGCATTCCTCTTTTTCACCACCTGCATTCCGCCCTTTGAACAGGGCCCCATTGTTGGGCGGAGTTGCTCCGGGAATGAACGGACTCGGCCACGGAAAACTCCCAGGTACGGCTGTGCTTTGCAGGAGGGGATTGTTCAAGGAGGAAAAGGACGGATAATGAGGAAGTTTGTGCTCCTGCTTCGATCCGACATCTGGGAGCGATATTGCAGAAGTTTTGCGCGAAGATTTTTCGTTGTTTGCCGCGTCTGCATCTTTGGAAGTCGATGGGAAGACAACGGTGCTCCGGGATCGCTTTTTGTCTCCATCAGGCCTGGAGGGATTCTCGATCTTTGCTTGTTTAGGAGCACTTGCATCCCTGAAATCATTCCTCAAGAGAGAAGGTTTCAAATCCTGGCTTGCCACACCAAAGCAGGCTTGTTTTGGGGGAAACCCCGTCGGCGGCGGTGCTTCGCTGTACATCTTCATCGCTTCTTGAAAGAACTTCTGGTAAATGGCCTGCCAGTCGCCGGGCATCATCGGAAATGGCGGCAATTTTTTCGCGTCTTCTTTCTCGATCTTCTCACAAGCACCGATCGGTACGGTACGGTTCGGCTTCTCCTTGTGGAGTATTCTTGCCTGCTCCGCTTTGCTGTTGTGGACGGGATGTTTGGGAGAAGATGTGGAGGGCTTTTGCTCCATTCCTCCACAAAGATCTGGTTCTCCGCTCCGGTCGATACCCTGCGGTCGATAAATTGGCATCAGTTGCTCCTTTAGTTGCTCGGTCATACCGGCAGTCTGACTGCTGATCCTCGGGTCGCTGTAGATCCCTCGCAGACGAAGTTTGCTGCgtaagaaataaaacatgGTCCAActttaaacacaaaatatcCTACGGCGTTATATTCGAAGCTTTTAACATCAACTCAATAACACAAAAGCTCTCTCTCGTACTCAAAGCCATCACTTTATTTATAAGTACATTATTGGCGGCTGTACAATTATCATCAACGTgcatttaaacatttgacacaaACGTGCTGCACAATGTGGTTTAATTACGattagatttaaattttgagtGTGATGTATTCCCCCGGAAATCTAATTTTGTGAAGCTCTGAATGTCGTTTTAAAATGcgctttaaaaaaaaacaattattttcttCATCTAACTGGTTTAGGCCTTTGCATTTACATCTTTCTATTTTATGAATGTTTAGAAATTGTCGAGGGGCTAAAACAATTATCTGTGAAATCCCATTTGCCCCATTATTCTTTATCAGTTTAAGCGATGCGCTGTTTTGGCGAAGTAAACTTCACTGCGGTTTGTTTAGTGTAACGTTACGCGTGCTCGTTCAAGCATAACGAAACATTTCGAGTGTTTTGTTTGAACTTGACAACGGTTCGCGCATTGATCACAACGATTCACACGTTGATCAGAGAAAATCTCTCAGATTTAGAAGAAGACATTTTCTGCGGGAATATTCCTCCTCACCTGTGCAAATTGGCGTTGGCGCTGTGGCGGTCCCTGCTTCTCTTTGATGGGAAGGTGGCGCTGCAGCCTGGCACCGAACACTGCCACATCTCCTTCAGATGGACGTTCTTGATATGGAGCTTGACGCTGCAAAGAAGCGAGTATACTCCGTGAGTTGCTTCGTGCTGATTTCAAACCAAAtcgtttcaaaatttaaagaaaattttgttcgTTTTTGCATGAAACTTAAGCGAACGTGAAAGCTAGTTCGTATTAAAGCAATTTACGCTAAAGAAACAGTAACGagttattacatcacaaagtGCGTTGTGTTTCAGAAATAATTgattttagttgtttgttttctttttttggaaACGTCTTTTCAAAAGTGATTGCGTAACAAGATTGGTCGAATTCTTTTACAGCGCTTACCTGTAAACGTTTTTGAATTCTTTTCCGCACAAATGACAATTTCGTGACCTTGTGGGGATCCAAACTCCGCCGTGTATTTCTCCCCCGGGTAGCGTTGTGCATCCGTCTTTGGGTCCGCTGTTTTTCTGTTCCGCGGCGCTGTGACTATCCGCTGCTTTGAATGTTCCGCTTGCTGCAGTGTCCTCACCGGATCTTGAGAAGTTGAAGAAGGGAAAAGAGCGGGTCGGAGGACCATTTGATTCTTTTGAAGGAGTTAGCTTCTCCCGGTTATTTTGTTGGAGGCTGTCGTTGACCTCGGAATGTTTTAAGATATCAGCGGAAGCTGGGCTCCGTTTTCCCGGGTCAGAAAAAGACTCGCTTGCGTCGTACAAGCACTTTGCTGAGGGTGCAGCCGATGAAGCATTTGGCATGGAATGAGACCTCCTGTATCCTTTAAACGTCTCTTGGAAGTTCTCGCGATAAGCTGTGATTTCCACATCGTCATCCGGATGGTCTTGCTCCTCCTCGGAACCACTGCTCTTGTTGCGATGGTGATGCTTTAGCCACTGCACGCACTTGTCGTTGCTCTCGGAGGACGAGACTCTGTCAGAAGATTCCTCGTTTTGCCTGGACTTCAAGTTTTCCATGGCTTCGCTTGGCCTGATTCCTTTTGAGTGCCATTGCGCCCACAGCCACGGAAGAACGGATTTGTACGGCTCCTGAAAAGCTCCCAGGGTTCCCGGCCAATTCATCGACTCCTCCAATGCAGGAGAAGGACTCTtccttttcctttttttactttgttccCAGGAAGTGACGTCTTCGCCGAGCGGGAGAGCGCGTCCAAAACCATCCGAAAGTCTTCCAACTTTGGTGTGATGTTCGTCCATTGATGTCTTGCTCGCCCCGGACGCAGCGGTGTCATTTCTGGAAGTAGCATCCGGAGTGGCTCCTCTTCTATCATCGCTGCTTGCCTCCTTCATGCTGGTCGGTCCTCCTTTGTAAGGACCATCAGATTGTGACGTGGTTAAACCACGATGCGCATTGATGACGCGTTTGTTACCAAGACAACTCGATTGTGACGCTTGAAAGACGTGATCCGACGTGGATGCGCGGGTGAACGCGGCGGGGAGGGAGATCATTCTTTGATCCTGCGGAAGAAAACAGATCCCCGTAAACTCTTGAACGTCAACATGAACTTGAGCTTACGTGTAAATTGCAAGATGCTGCTTAAATTTGCCGGATAACTGCGGTTTAGATCAACACTTACTGAAACGATAGAGGCTAAATTAATGtgggaaaaattaaaacatgtgGAAAACTTTTGTCGTCGAATTTATTTGACACTGGCTACTAATGTATAACGCcatattttaactttaaacactTTGACTTAATACCTGACAATTTGCTAACATTTCCAGATGTCTTCGTATTtcagttttactttattgttctaaaacaaaatcacagACATTTACACTTAGGAATATCAACGGATATGCTCTTAGTTAtgcttttcactttttctcgagaaataacttaaaaataaattccgTTTTCATAAACACTGTTTTCTTTGTCATTACTGGGCAAAACCTTTTGTAACTCAAAAGCAAGTTTTcttaaaaagtttacaaaataagATAAGATATATATCAATAAGATAGTCAACGTGTCAACATTGATACAATAAAGTGCAAAACACCTCACTCTTTCTCAGCTCGTTGCACCATTTTTAacacaatttatttacaattttactttaGTGCCTGACTTGTCTTTTACAATATCGGACATTTGCCGACTTGTTTCACAAGAAAAAGCATTTCGGCTTGACTCGGTCTCAAAGCAATATCGTAAACTCAACGCGGCCGCCAACATGCAACAAACCAAccgtttaattttatttaaatcgCGTTTTTAGTCTGTCGCGGCTGTCTGGGGAAGTGGGCCGACTTACACGCGAACGAGTATTATACGTACTTGACCTTAAAATTGATAGCTCGAAAGTTGGCAAGCAACCGCTGTCTTGAGAGCTGTAATTACCCTGTCCTCCTCATGATCGTGAGCGATCCTGGCTTAATAGACACACAATTTTCGCTCGCGACAGATAATAATGGAAGAAAAGGGCGACATTACAGCAAGGAAATTACATATATTGCGAAAATGTTCGATTGGTGGCTCCTTGCAAGGCTGTAATTTGATTTCCGGTTGTACTCGCTAGATGCCGCCCCGGCGCGACAAAATGATCCCTCTGTCCGCTTAATAACATCATATTATTCGCTGCCTGGTTAACATTAAGCGTGTcgctattttttaattttatgaaacGCACCTTAATTGTATCtaaatttagcttttattGCTCGCACCGGCTGCTTTGCTGTTAGTGTGAAAATATGTCGGCTCCCCACCACGCCTTCCGACACCTAACACTTAATGTACAAGAAACGAGGACACATATAGTTGTTTTTCCTAAAATGGACTCTTACGACGATTGCTCATCTAAGAAGTAATCGCTTCTCTGTGTGTTTTGCGCACATAACTTATTTCGAAACTGACACTAATTAAATGTCCATCCCCAGCGCGACGGCGTCAATATTAGAGGGAGACtccatttttttcacaaacatatttattttttcgacATAAATTAACGAACAACACAATTTCGCTTGATAACGATTTCTTTTCAATAAATAATGGACTTGTTGCGTCAACACGAACGCACAGAGGTCGCTTGTGCATCAATAATGGCCATTGTTTCATCACAAACTAATTTACAACGCTCATCTGTCCGTCACGCTAAATAAACCTTCGCGACTTCGCAGCGGATTTTAACCAAAAGGTCTCGAATTAGGTTCAACCACCCGTCCCAAATAGGCGGGCGGCGCGTAAGAAAGTGCTTTTGCCCGGCACACGGCTCGGAATGTGAAAGGCAGAAAAGTGCGCGCCCCTCACGGAACGAGGTCAGGACAGGGATATAAGTGTCAGATGGCTCAGGTGCGCGCACGTTGCGACTCCGTGTAAACAATCCTTATAAGCTTAGCGAGTTGACATTATTTGTTCTCGACGCTTCTTTCCGCTTGAAATGCTCCGAAGAGTCGCCATACCTTACATGCATGCGCCACATCAGAGGGCCTAATCTCTCTCACTACCTTTCACCCGAGACCAGGCCGAGCGAGGAGGGATAATTGTTTAACCTGGCAGAGCCCAAAGCACCTTTAAAAGACTGCGCGTGAGGCGATTAAAAATCTCGGCTCGAAAACTGGTTGCTGACTACGTGTAGGCTGGCGCTTTTTCCTATGTACTTTGCCTAAGTCGCAAGATTTAATTTACCGCTTGTTTCTAAACTGGTGGTTTGTCGGGATCGACAACAGGTCTTGTCCctttcaacaaaaactttctttctttttcgCTCTATTTTGGCGGTGGGCCTTATCTTGATCTACATGAATTAAGATAATTCCGACACGAATTGTCGCTGAGCCTGCGTAACAACGGGAGTTGTCTGCATCGTAACGACCCCGCTTATCAACGTAACAATGTCCAGGTCCGCTGCAAACAATACGACGATCCAGCTTTGCTCGAATTTGGAGAGAAAGAGCTTTTCGCTTTTTCGAAAGCGGTAAAAGATTTATCCTAAAAGTATTTCGAAAATTCATTGGAAATTTGCGCGCAAGCTCCAAAGACTGGAAAAGAAAATGACACGGAAATTGGAAAAAGTGCGGACCACAGTTTGTTTGAGGAATTCCTTCAAACTGGAAACGTCTATTGAGATGGACGAGCCATGATTGGCCGATGTCAGCGCAACGATTGGAATAATAACTTTTCATGATTAACTTTATTTTCGTGTTGCTACCCACATCGAACCTGCCTCGCTCCGGCCGATAGAGCTGTAATTATTAAAGACAGTTTTTAACCAATCAACGACAGTTTGTTTGACTTCGACGCTCAGTTAAAATTCCTCACTGGGATCAACCGATCCCTACGTCACACTACCAGTAACAATGGCCTTTGATCTTTCGCCAAAGACATTCCGCGATTTTATGCTAATGAGGTCGTTAATGCATTCCGGCGCCATCTAACTCCCCCTTCGTGATGtcataaattcaaaaacaaatttaaggCAACATTTTTGCCCTGCCAAATATCTGGCGTTAAACGGGAGTCTATTTATGACGTGACAATGGCCAGACCGGATGACGAACTACGTAAcaatgtaagttgaaagttaTTTTGGAAGGAGGGAGCGTTTATTGGATAAAAAGTCATAATATTATGTTCAAGTTTAAGATGGCGCTCTTAACTCGAAGAAGCTGAAGACAAAAAGTGATTTTGCCCTTCCCCCCTCCCCATATAAAGCCGCTTATCTGGGGGCACTTTGTCACTGGCACCCAGCCCTCTTTTATCGGTCCCGGTTGAGGCAGCGCGACAGAAAGCGACTGATCGATGGTGTTTCTGACCTCATTATTTTATCAGGTAAGCTGCCAAGTCAACGATTCTTACCTTCGAAATTGCAGCGTTGCTATGGCGATGTCAACGGATGTAGTCCTCCTACGCAAGAGTGCGACGCTGGGAAGACTTCATCATCAGTGACGTAAGATGATGATTTATCATTAGAAATGATGTTTCTATGG
Proteins encoded in this window:
- the LOC143446381 gene encoding zinc finger protein basonuclin-1-like, giving the protein MLANCQDQRMISLPAAFTRASTSDHVFQASQSSCLGNKRVINAHRGLTTSQSDGPYKGGPTSMKEASSDDRRGATPDATSRNDTAASGASKTSMDEHHTKVGRLSDGFGRALPLGEDVTSWEQSKKRKRKSPSPALEESMNWPGTLGAFQEPYKSVLPWLWAQWHSKGIRPSEAMENLKSRQNEESSDRVSSSESNDKCVQWLKHHHRNKSSGSEEEQDHPDDDVEITAYRENFQETFKGYRRSHSMPNASSAAPSAKCLYDASESFSDPGKRSPASADILKHSEVNDSLQQNNREKLTPSKESNGPPTRSFPFFNFSRSGEDTAASGTFKAADSHSAAEQKNSGPKDGCTTLPGGEIHGGVWIPTRSRNCHLCGKEFKNVYSVKLHIKNVHLKEMWQCSVPGCSATFPSKRSRDRHSANANLHSKLRLRGIYSDPRISSQTAGMTEQLKEQLMPIYRPQGIDRSGEPDLCGGMEQKPSTSSPKHPVHNSKAEQARILHKEKPNRTVPIGACEKIEKEDAKKLPPFPMMPGDWQAIYQKFFQEAMKMYSEAPPPTGFPPKQACFGVASQDLKPSLLRNDFRDASAPKQAKIENPSRPDGDKKRSRSTVVFPSTSKDADAANNEKSSRKTSAISLPDVGSKQEHKLPHYPSFSSLNNPLLQSTAVPGSFPWPSPFIPGATPPNNGALFKGRNAGGEKEECKKEGRGKSFDLLNLSQMAGRASELSISERASENLRRRSVPNHPYDVTMQRKNSASLSEMERFQLLRRFSTVTPYPQQAFLSKVNPTGFTPGFGPTFESAPGLNALTPGWSPFCSPSALLMQSKFSAQPTLANYNTNWTLLAAAMAANNNRARSTEATNSLFSSSEATNLPSEFEGRTEGMPFNSITEMDDPTLSMEGNTWKTGPVQCHICKRMYSNKGTLRVHFKSVHLREMHRCTVPGCDMMFTSVRSRNRHSQNPNLHRSLNFQA